One genomic segment of Mobula hypostoma chromosome 2, sMobHyp1.1, whole genome shotgun sequence includes these proteins:
- the LOC134342894 gene encoding tubulin beta chain-like — protein MREIVHFQIGQCGNQVGGKFWEVISQEHGINSKGNYEGDSDLQLERVNVYFNEAHGNKYVPRAVLVDLEPGTMDSVRSGYIGQLFRPDNFIYGNSGAGNNWAKGHYTEGAELVENVLDVMRHECESCDCLQGFQLIHSLGGGTGSGMGTLIMSKIREEYPDRIMNSFSVMPSPKVSDTVVEPYNATLSIHQLIENTDATFCIDNEALYDICFRTLKLPTPTYGDLNHLVSMTMSGVTTSLRFPGQLNADLRKLAVNMIPFPRLHFFMPGFAPLTSRGSQDYRSLTVPELTQQMFDARNMMAACDPRHGRYMTVAGIFRGKMSTKEVDDQMLAVQTKNSNHFVEWIPNNVKVAVCDIPPKGLKMSSTFIGNNTAIQELFRRISEQFSAMFRRKAFLHWYIGEGMDEMEFTEAECNMNDLVSEYQQYQDATVEVEDTEYEEEEANSAQV, from the exons ATGCGTGAAATAGTGCACTTTCAGATTGGCCAATGTGGTAACCAAGTAGGGGGCAAG TTCTGGGAGGTGATTAGTCAAGAACATGGAATCAACTCCAAAGGGAATTATGAAGGAGATTCAGACCTCCAACTTGAGAGAGTCAATGTATACTTCAATGAAGCACATG GTAACAAGTATGTGCCGAGGGCAGTACTGGTGGACTTGGAGCCTGGGACAATGGATAGTGTCCGGTCTGGCTACATCGGTCAGCTCTTCAGACCGGATAACTTCATCTATG GAAACTCAGGGGCTGGCAACAACTGGGCCAAAGGCCATTACACAGAAGGTGCCGAGCTGGTGGAAAACGTGCTGGATGTCATGAGGCATGAGTGCGAGAGCTGTGACTGCCTCCAAGGCTTCCAGCTGATACACTCACTGGGAGGAGGCACTGGCTCAGGCATGGGCACTCTCATCATGAGCAAAATCCGAGAGGAATACCCCGATAGAATCATGAACAGCTTCAGCGTGATGCCTTCACCGAAGGTCTCTGACACTGTGGTTGAACCGTACAATGCCACCTTGTCCATCCATCAGCTGATAGAGAACACCGATGCAACCTTCTGCATCGACAACGAGGCCTTGTACGACATTTGTTTCCGGACCTTGAAGCTCCCCACACCAACCTACGGTGACTTGAACCATTTGGTCTCCATGACGATGAGCGGTGTCACCACCTCACTACGTTTCCCAGGTCAACTCAATGCAGACCTGAGGAAGCTGGCAGTCAATATGATTCCTTTTCCTCGGCTGCATTTCTTCATGCCTGGTTTTGCCCCACTGACGTCCCGTGGAAGCCAAGACTACCGCTCGCTGACTGTTCCAGAACTCACTCAGCAGATGTTCGACGCCAGGAACATGATGGCAGCCTGTGATCCGCGTCACGGCAGGTACATGACTGTGGCAGGGATCTTCAGAGGCAAGATGTCCACCAAGGAGGTGGATGATCAGATGTTAGCTGTCCAAACCAAGAACAGCAATCACTTTGTGGAGTGGATCCCCAATAATGTCAAGGTGGCTGTGTGTGACATTCCACCAAAGGGACTCAAAATGTCTTCCACTTTCATAGGGAACAACACTGCCATCCAAGAGCTCTTCAGGCGCATTAGTGAGCAGTTCTCCGCCATGTTTAGAAGGAAGGCTTTTCTCCATTGGTACATAGGAGAAGGTATGGATGAGATGGAGTTCACAGAAGCCGAATGCAATATGAATGATTTGGTGTCTGAGTACCAACAGTACCAAGATGCTACAGTTGAGGTTGAAGATACGGAGTATGAAGAGGAAGAAGCCAACTCTGCACAAGTTTGA